In Saccharothrix syringae, the following are encoded in one genomic region:
- a CDS encoding VOC family protein, with translation MATATPQTGHVGLNVTDLDRSRGFYQRVFGFESLGEGTEPDRRFAFLGHGGELRLTLWQQSAGAFDTGRPGLHHLSFQVDDIDEVRRAEEVLRELAVTFAYDGVVPHGEGADSGGIFFTDPDGIRLEIYAPSGAGTAAAPRSDAPTCGFF, from the coding sequence ATGGCGACCGCCACCCCGCAGACCGGGCACGTCGGCCTCAACGTCACCGACCTCGACCGCTCGCGCGGCTTCTACCAGCGGGTCTTCGGCTTCGAGAGCCTCGGCGAGGGCACCGAGCCCGACCGCCGCTTCGCCTTCCTCGGCCACGGCGGCGAGCTGCGGCTGACCCTGTGGCAGCAGAGCGCCGGTGCCTTCGACACCGGGCGCCCCGGCCTGCACCACCTGTCGTTCCAGGTCGACGACATCGACGAGGTCCGCCGCGCCGAGGAGGTCCTGCGCGAGCTGGCGGTCACCTTCGCCTACGACGGCGTGGTGCCGCACGGCGAGGGCGCCGACTCCGGCGGCATCTTCTTCACCGACCCGGACGGCATCCGCCTGGAGATCTACGCACCGTCCGGCGCCGGGACCGCCGCCGCACCCAGGTCGGACGCGCCCACCTGCGGCTTCTTCTAA
- a CDS encoding ARPP-2 domain-containing protein produces the protein MTTLDLTGLTTAPAQVWGGVRLVPLLRDEPIPGLRLRAECYGDGPAVVAVDPRTTYLSYIPHGFVATLTGDSAPTAAYGTTLARPGDRTGAPARVPVHVHRRMARRTAPDRLRFLPLHLAVEGYLALHFGGPEVVWEEWSQRAVRHGLSPREEQAYAGAEVRDLADALRLFEIHPRQCGVVVHVADALAAAFVVPHPDDYRALHPTLLQDMYGELIHHYATLGAPVPEFRSRLGGDHVRTLADLRAAAWRQRVEWAGFHGTTMAAGLLGTAYSVHRVHRLGHFTLSRFLPAFRPGLENHIGELITDRRGRTAYLKTFRLSEAQVRRGHLLSRLAEHDWHLPTTAAALGVTEAALGLRLDGAGFGALLREDVLARYRAAARREG, from the coding sequence ATGACCACCCTGGACCTCACCGGCCTGACCACCGCCCCGGCGCAGGTGTGGGGCGGCGTCCGGCTCGTGCCGCTGCTGCGGGACGAGCCGATCCCCGGCCTGCGGCTGCGCGCCGAGTGCTACGGCGACGGTCCCGCCGTGGTCGCGGTGGACCCCCGCACGACCTACCTGTCCTACATCCCGCACGGCTTCGTGGCGACGCTGACCGGCGACAGCGCGCCGACCGCCGCCTACGGCACCACCCTCGCCCGCCCCGGCGACCGGACCGGTGCACCCGCGCGCGTCCCGGTGCACGTGCACCGCCGGATGGCCCGCCGGACCGCGCCGGACCGGTTGCGCTTCCTGCCCCTGCACCTGGCCGTGGAGGGGTACCTGGCGCTGCACTTCGGCGGTCCGGAGGTGGTGTGGGAGGAGTGGTCGCAGCGCGCCGTCCGCCACGGCCTCTCCCCGCGCGAGGAGCAGGCGTACGCCGGCGCCGAGGTGCGGGACCTGGCGGACGCGCTGCGGCTGTTCGAGATCCACCCGCGCCAGTGCGGTGTGGTGGTGCACGTGGCCGACGCGCTCGCCGCGGCGTTCGTCGTGCCGCACCCCGACGACTACCGCGCCCTGCACCCCACCCTGCTCCAGGACATGTACGGCGAGCTGATCCACCACTACGCCACGCTGGGCGCGCCCGTGCCGGAGTTCCGCTCGCGGCTGGGCGGTGACCACGTGCGCACCCTGGCCGACCTGCGCGCGGCGGCGTGGCGGCAGCGGGTCGAGTGGGCCGGGTTCCACGGCACGACGATGGCCGCCGGGCTGCTGGGCACCGCGTACTCGGTGCACCGCGTGCACCGGCTGGGGCACTTCACCCTGTCCCGCTTCCTGCCCGCGTTCCGGCCTGGCCTGGAGAACCACATCGGCGAGCTGATCACCGACCGCCGGGGGCGCACCGCGTACCTCAAGACGTTCCGGCTGTCGGAGGCGCAGGTGCGCCGGGGTCACCTGCTGAGCAGGCTGGCGGAGCACGACTGGCACCTGCCGACGACGGCCGCCGCGCTGGGGGTGACCGAGGCCGCGCTGGGGCTCCGGCTCGACGGGGCGGGCTTCGGGGCGCTGCTGCGCGAGGACGTGCTGGCCCGCTACCGCGCGGCCGCGCGGCGGGAGGGGTGA
- a CDS encoding PucR family transcriptional regulator: protein MGDLFDALRRRAGENGERVVELCTAELPEYDATARTAADRDRMVEFAVHIRRRTLDCVAVDEPLTPDDLALVTAMGADRGRRGLSRAVHDQVLALHATATLREIHEACSPHDLDDAMHMLAWLAAHSPAAQRAYTAGLLSGQQDLISAAERVRRYADLLVAGDPVAGDHARSIDLPVPERYLVVVVRVHPQPDHDLGDPAADEVLDALWRHHRAPATWPTAAELVAFLPAGRDELAPALARSVAEITGRECAAGSATGPAGAIDEAVALARRVSRVVRPRTAPDHVPTLGDVAVEVGVAELPDVDRWLRGIAAHLAGGPELVVTLDSYYRNDMSRARTAASLNVHPRTLDYRLRRVHELVGIDPHSTAGIRVLGTAVSRFLADAPGGYRRDS from the coding sequence ATGGGAGACCTGTTCGACGCACTGCGGCGGCGCGCCGGCGAGAACGGCGAGCGCGTCGTCGAGCTGTGCACCGCGGAGCTGCCCGAGTACGACGCCACGGCGCGCACCGCGGCCGACCGCGACCGGATGGTGGAGTTCGCCGTCCACATCCGGCGCCGCACCCTCGACTGCGTGGCCGTCGACGAACCGCTGACCCCCGACGACCTGGCCCTGGTGACCGCCATGGGCGCGGACCGCGGCCGCCGCGGCCTGTCGCGCGCGGTCCACGACCAGGTGCTGGCCCTGCACGCCACGGCCACGCTGCGCGAGATCCACGAGGCGTGCAGCCCGCACGACCTCGACGACGCCATGCACATGCTGGCCTGGCTCGCCGCCCACAGCCCGGCCGCCCAGCGCGCGTACACCGCGGGGCTGCTCAGCGGGCAGCAGGACCTGATCTCGGCCGCCGAACGCGTCCGGCGCTACGCCGACCTGCTGGTCGCGGGCGACCCGGTGGCCGGCGACCACGCGCGCTCGATCGACCTCCCGGTGCCCGAGCGGTACCTGGTGGTCGTGGTCCGCGTGCACCCCCAGCCCGACCACGACCTGGGCGACCCGGCGGCCGACGAGGTCCTGGACGCCCTGTGGCGGCACCACCGCGCCCCGGCGACGTGGCCGACCGCGGCCGAGCTGGTCGCGTTCCTGCCCGCCGGTCGGGACGAGCTGGCACCCGCGCTGGCCAGGTCGGTCGCCGAGATCACCGGGCGCGAGTGCGCGGCGGGCTCCGCCACCGGCCCGGCGGGCGCGATCGACGAGGCCGTCGCCCTGGCCCGCCGCGTCAGCCGGGTCGTCCGCCCCCGCACCGCGCCCGACCACGTGCCCACGCTGGGCGACGTGGCCGTCGAGGTCGGCGTGGCGGAACTGCCCGACGTCGACCGGTGGCTGCGCGGCATCGCGGCGCACCTGGCCGGGGGCCCGGAGCTGGTGGTGACCCTGGACTCGTACTACCGCAACGACATGAGCCGCGCGCGGACCGCCGCGTCGCTCAACGTGCACCCCCGCACCCTGGACTACCGGCTGCGGCGCGTGCACGAGCTGGTCGGCATCGACCCGCACTCGACCGCGGGCATCCGCGTGCTGGGCACGGCGGTGTCCCGGTTCCTGGCCGACGCCCCGGGCGGGTACCGCCGGGACTCGTGA
- a CDS encoding ArsR/SmtB family transcription factor encodes MLRIFFTTEDLVCTTVAPTSDPLWDVLLASRRLAERDQSPVFAKWSYAVRRAIDHRDPALRLLHVLRPCPDFLLPAESARGLEAGLAAVRATPRHRVRAELACLAPLPGWVEPLARGDDAALGAVADMLRRLHSVLVEPFADVIRESVNADRARRARDLVDDGVHGLLAGLGGGAHWRPPVLEVDHPVDREVRLGGRGLRLVPSYFARHRPGALTDPSLPPVLVHPIDDTDRWAGSVPKSLDALLGPTRSAVLECARTGVGTVELARRVGTSPASVSRHTCVLRDAGLLRTTRYGKRAVHSLTELGESLLEGAVR; translated from the coding sequence GTGCTCCGCATCTTTTTCACGACCGAAGACCTGGTGTGCACGACGGTGGCACCGACCTCGGACCCGCTCTGGGACGTGCTGCTGGCCAGTCGCCGCCTGGCCGAACGGGATCAGTCGCCGGTGTTCGCCAAGTGGTCGTACGCCGTGCGGCGCGCGATCGACCACCGCGATCCCGCGCTGCGGTTGCTGCACGTGCTGCGGCCCTGCCCGGACTTCCTGCTGCCCGCCGAGTCGGCGCGCGGCCTGGAGGCCGGGCTGGCGGCCGTGCGCGCCACGCCGCGCCACCGGGTGCGGGCCGAGCTGGCCTGCCTCGCGCCGCTGCCCGGCTGGGTGGAGCCGCTGGCGCGCGGTGACGACGCCGCGCTGGGCGCCGTCGCGGACATGCTGCGCCGCCTGCACTCGGTGCTGGTCGAGCCGTTCGCCGACGTCATCCGGGAGAGCGTCAACGCCGACCGCGCCCGCCGGGCCCGCGACCTCGTCGACGACGGGGTGCACGGCCTGCTCGCCGGGCTCGGCGGGGGCGCCCACTGGCGGCCGCCGGTGCTGGAGGTCGACCACCCGGTCGACCGGGAGGTGCGCCTGGGCGGCCGCGGCCTGCGGCTGGTCCCGTCGTACTTCGCCCGCCACCGGCCGGGCGCGCTGACCGACCCGTCGCTCCCGCCGGTGCTGGTGCACCCGATCGACGACACCGACCGGTGGGCGGGCAGCGTGCCCAAGAGCCTCGACGCCCTGCTGGGGCCGACGCGCAGCGCCGTGCTGGAGTGCGCGCGCACCGGGGTCGGCACGGTGGAGCTGGCGCGCCGCGTCGGTACCTCGCCCGCCTCGGTGAGCAGGCACACCTGCGTGCTGCGCGACGCCGGCCTGCTCCGGACCACCCGGTACGGCAAGCGGGCCGTGCACTCGCTGACCGAGCTGGGCGAATCGCTCCTCGAAGGCGCCGTGCGGTAA
- a CDS encoding WhiB family transcriptional regulator, with protein MPELSRLPSPVAESWDWQLRGLCRGLDSTLFFHTPNERGEARRSREERAKQVCRRCPVMRQCREHALAVEETYGIWGGLGESELRTMIARQHRRA; from the coding sequence ATGCCCGAACTGTCACGCCTGCCCAGCCCCGTCGCCGAGTCCTGGGACTGGCAGCTGAGAGGTCTGTGCCGGGGCCTGGACAGCACGCTGTTCTTCCACACGCCCAACGAGCGCGGCGAGGCGCGGCGCAGCCGGGAGGAGCGCGCCAAGCAGGTGTGCCGGCGCTGCCCGGTGATGCGCCAGTGCCGCGAGCACGCGCTGGCCGTCGAGGAGACCTACGGCATCTGGGGCGGGCTCGGCGAGAGCGAGCTGCGCACCATGATCGCCAGGCAGCACAGGCGCGCGTGA
- a CDS encoding MerR family transcriptional regulator, with protein MGEQGSGLTPGALAGMLGISPTTLRTWHRRYGLGPSARTSGNHRRYTPADVERLRRMVELTAKGLAPAAAAGIVLSEPPPAVATPAPRVDLSPDAARAVRRGFLNAACRLDEPLMRDLAVKLIAEHGVVDSWHQVFMPTLVQLGRRAAARGRGVEVEHVTTAAVLHALRGVPFPAAEGRLAALLACAPDEQHTLPLEALGAALSECDSTWRHLGARLPARALLDAVGKLRPAVVVVWAHRAELAREVPLRTLATRFDAVVAVAGPGWDPLVVPAGAERLTSLRHGVRVVLRATGRTG; from the coding sequence ATGGGCGAGCAGGGCAGTGGGCTGACCCCGGGAGCGCTGGCCGGGATGCTCGGCATCTCCCCGACGACGCTGCGCACGTGGCACCGCCGGTACGGCCTCGGCCCGTCCGCCCGCACCAGCGGCAACCACCGCCGCTACACGCCCGCCGACGTGGAGCGGCTGCGCCGCATGGTCGAGCTGACCGCCAAGGGCCTGGCCCCGGCCGCCGCCGCGGGGATCGTGCTGAGCGAACCGCCGCCCGCGGTCGCGACCCCCGCGCCCCGCGTCGACCTGAGCCCGGACGCCGCCCGCGCGGTCCGGCGCGGTTTCCTCAACGCGGCCTGCCGCCTGGACGAGCCGCTGATGCGGGACCTGGCCGTCAAGCTCATCGCGGAGCACGGCGTCGTCGACTCCTGGCACCAGGTGTTCATGCCCACCCTGGTCCAGCTCGGCCGCCGCGCCGCCGCCCGGGGCCGGGGCGTGGAGGTCGAGCACGTCACCACGGCGGCCGTGCTGCACGCGCTGCGCGGCGTCCCGTTCCCGGCGGCCGAGGGCAGGCTGGCCGCGCTGCTCGCGTGCGCGCCCGACGAGCAGCACACGCTGCCGCTGGAGGCGCTGGGGGCGGCACTGTCCGAGTGCGACTCGACGTGGCGCCACCTCGGTGCCCGGCTGCCCGCCCGCGCGCTGCTCGACGCGGTGGGCAAGCTGCGGCCCGCGGTGGTCGTCGTCTGGGCGCACCGGGCGGAGCTGGCGCGCGAGGTGCCGCTGAGGACCCTGGCCACGCGCTTCGACGCGGTCGTGGCCGTCGCGGGACCGGGGTGGGACCCGCTCGTCGTGCCGGCCGGGGCCGAACGGCTCACCTCCCTCCGGCACGGCGTGCGCGTCGTGCTGAGGGCCACGGGCCGGACCGGCTGA
- a CDS encoding CGNR zinc finger domain-containing protein: MPERTTSADPRPLTGEPLSLDLLNTRWITDGPHDLLETVDGLATWLTGAGLADRCPADEATLAAVRHARDALAAAVVSPDASALNAVLDRGRVRLALVDGAPVERVEVDDPAWLPGWLAARDYLDLLGRAPDRIRPCANPACVLHFFDVSKNGSRRWCSMAGCGNRSKANRHYARVRENRAG; this comes from the coding sequence GTGCCCGAGCGAACGACGTCGGCCGACCCCAGGCCCCTGACCGGCGAGCCCCTGTCGCTGGATCTGCTGAACACCCGGTGGATCACCGACGGGCCGCACGACCTGCTGGAGACCGTCGACGGGCTGGCCACCTGGCTGACCGGTGCCGGCCTGGCCGACCGCTGCCCGGCCGACGAGGCGACCCTGGCGGCCGTCCGGCACGCGCGGGACGCGCTGGCCGCCGCGGTGGTTTCGCCGGACGCGTCGGCGCTGAACGCCGTGCTCGACCGCGGCCGGGTCCGCCTGGCGCTGGTCGACGGCGCGCCGGTCGAGCGGGTGGAGGTCGACGACCCCGCCTGGCTGCCCGGCTGGCTGGCCGCCCGCGACTACCTCGACCTGCTGGGGCGGGCGCCGGACCGCATCAGGCCCTGCGCCAACCCGGCGTGCGTGCTCCACTTCTTCGACGTGTCCAAGAACGGCAGCCGGCGCTGGTGCTCGATGGCCGGGTGCGGGAACCGGTCCAAGGCCAACCGGCACTACGCGCGGGTCCGGGAGAACCGGGCGGGGTGA
- a CDS encoding SRPBCC family protein, with protein MEIGTRAPGRAPADVVWERYAQPALWPRWAPQITGVETSAPRLAPGVTGRVRAPLGVRVRFTVTAVDHTARTWAWDARLGPLRLHLRHGVAPDGGTWLTVRGPAAVVLPYLPLARLALHRLTDPRDLTPG; from the coding sequence GTGGAAATCGGCACCCGGGCACCGGGACGCGCACCCGCCGACGTGGTGTGGGAGCGGTACGCCCAGCCGGCCCTGTGGCCGAGGTGGGCCCCGCAGATCACCGGCGTCGAGACCTCGGCACCGCGCCTCGCGCCGGGCGTCACCGGCCGGGTCCGGGCCCCGCTGGGCGTGCGCGTGCGCTTCACCGTCACCGCCGTGGACCACACCGCCCGGACCTGGGCCTGGGACGCCCGCCTCGGCCCGCTCCGGCTCCACCTGCGCCACGGCGTGGCACCGGACGGCGGCACCTGGCTGACCGTGCGCGGGCCGGCGGCGGTCGTGCTGCCCTACCTGCCGCTGGCCCGCCTCGCCCTGCACCGCCTCACCGACCCCCGCGACCTCACACCAGGGTGA
- a CDS encoding pyridoxamine 5'-phosphate oxidase family protein codes for MTTYHRGERAVQRRAGVLDRADHTLRAVRTSVPDVAADFLARQPVLFLGAADDRGRLWGTALAGEPGFLRVPDGRTVEVAATPAAADPLAGVLAGPAAVGAIAVEPGTRRRMRVNGTARPRDGGLVVAVEQVVANCPKYIQQRVPERVPGAAEPRVTGRGVALTAAQQVWVRAADTFFVTTASDEGDVDTSHRGGNPGFVRVRSGTELEWPDYAGNAMFLTLGNLDVNPAAGLLFCDWATGATLHVSGRARVDWSADRAADHPGAERVVLFTVTDVVEVAGLVPLRWGEPGYSRFNPPLG; via the coding sequence GTGACCACCTATCACCGCGGGGAACGCGCGGTCCAGCGCCGGGCCGGCGTGCTGGACCGCGCCGACCACACGCTCCGCGCGGTCCGCACGTCGGTCCCGGACGTCGCCGCCGACTTCCTGGCCCGGCAACCGGTCCTGTTCCTCGGCGCGGCCGACGACCGGGGCCGGCTGTGGGGCACGGCGCTCGCCGGGGAGCCCGGCTTCCTCCGGGTCCCCGACGGCCGCACCGTCGAGGTCGCCGCCACCCCGGCCGCGGCCGACCCGCTGGCCGGGGTGCTGGCGGGCCCCGCCGCGGTCGGCGCGATCGCGGTCGAGCCGGGCACGCGGCGCCGGATGCGCGTCAACGGCACGGCCCGCCCGCGCGACGGCGGCCTGGTCGTCGCCGTCGAGCAGGTCGTGGCCAACTGCCCCAAGTACATCCAGCAGCGCGTGCCCGAGCGCGTGCCCGGTGCCGCCGAGCCGCGCGTCACCGGCCGGGGCGTCGCGCTCACCGCCGCGCAGCAGGTGTGGGTCCGCGCCGCGGACACGTTCTTCGTCACCACCGCCTCCGACGAGGGCGACGTCGACACCTCCCACCGCGGCGGGAACCCCGGCTTCGTCCGGGTCCGCTCGGGCACCGAGCTGGAGTGGCCCGACTACGCGGGCAACGCGATGTTCCTGACCCTGGGCAACCTCGACGTGAACCCCGCCGCGGGCCTGCTGTTCTGCGACTGGGCCACCGGCGCGACCCTGCACGTCTCGGGCCGGGCGCGGGTCGACTGGTCGGCGGACCGGGCCGCCGACCACCCGGGCGCCGAGCGCGTGGTCCTGTTCACCGTCACCGACGTGGTGGAGGTGGCCGGCCTGGTGCCGCTGCGCTGGGGCGAACCCGGCTACTCGCGGTTCAACCCGCCGCTCGGTTGA